The following are encoded together in the Lathyrus oleraceus cultivar Zhongwan6 chromosome 3, CAAS_Psat_ZW6_1.0, whole genome shotgun sequence genome:
- the LOC127127625 gene encoding oxysterol-binding protein-related protein 3A: MDPKQTTASSSGGGFFASIASSLSNFGSAMSKSVNGPTGIEIEGLEVVNPEGGTEDAEEEAKKGRWKEEERDSYWKMMQKYVGSDITSMVTLPVIIFEPMTMIQKMAELMEYSYLLDMADETDDPYMRLVYASSFFISVYYAYQRTWKPFNPILGETYEMANHGGMSFIAEQVSHHPPMSAGHAENEHFTYDVTSKLKTKFLGNSVDVYPVGRTRVTLKRDGVTLDLVPPPTKVSNLIFGRTWIDSPGEMVLTNLTTGDKAVLYFQPCGWFGAGRYEVDGYVYNAAEEPKILITGKWNESLSYQVCDPEGEPLPGTELKEIWKVAEVPKKDKFQYTYFAHKLNSFDTAPKKLLASDSRLRPDRLALEKGDLSVSGHEKSSLEERQRAEKRNREAKNQKFVSRWFDLTEEVTPTPWGELEVYQYNGKYTEHRAGIDSSDCIEEPESRPEFNPWQFDNLEAE, from the exons ATGGATCCCAAACAAACTACTGCCTCCAGTAGTGGTGGTGGTTTCTTTGCTTCTATTGCTTCAAGTTTGTCCAATTTTGGCTCTGCCATGTCCAAATCTGTTAATGG TCCTACTGGTATTGAGATTGAGGGATTGGAAGTTGTTAATCCAGAAGGTGGAACGGAAGATGCTGAAGAGGAAGCTAAAAAGGGAAGATGGAAAGAGGAG GAACGGGATAGTTATTGGAAAATGATGCAAAAGTATGTTGGCTCTGATATCACATCAATGGTGACACTTCCAGTTATCATTTTTGAGCCAATGACGATGATACAAAAAATGGCGGAG CTTATGGAGTACTCTTATCTATTAGATATGGCAGATGAGACTGATGATCCATACATGAGACTCGTGTATGCCT CATCGTTCTTTATATCTGTATACTACGCCTATCAACGAACATGGAAGCCGTTCAATCCAATTCTCGGTGAAACTTATGAAATGGCTAACCATGGTGGCATGTCATTTATAGCAGAGCAG GTCAGTCATCATCCTCCAATGAGTGCCGGACACGCTGAAAATGAACATTTCACTTATGATGTGACATCAAAACTGAAAACTAAATTTCTTGGCAACTCGGTTGATGTATATCCTGTTGGAAG AACACGTGTTACTCTCAAAAGAGATGGTGTGACCCTGGATTTGGTGCCCCCACCTACAAAAGTTAGCAACTTGATTTTTGGACGAACTTGGATTGATTCACCAGGGGAGATGGTCCTGACAAATCTGACAACGGGGGACAAAGCCGTGCTGTATTTTCAACCATGTGGCTGGTTCGG AGCTGGTCGATATGAAGTGGACGGATATGTGTATAATGCTGCTGAAGAGCCTAAGATTCTAATAACTGGAAAATGGAATGAATCTTTGAGTTATCAAGTTTGTGACCCAGAAGGAGAACCACTTCCAGGAACTGAGTTGAAAGAG ATTTGGAAAGTTGCCGAGGTTCCTAAAAAGGACAAATTCCAATACACCTATTTTGCACACAAGCTTAACAGCTTTGACACTGCTCCCAAGAAGTTGTTGGCGTCCGATTCTCGTCTTCGTCCTGATAGATTGGCCCTTGAGAAAGGTGACCTATCGGTGTCCGGCCATGAAAAGAGCAG TTTGGAGGAGAGGCAAAGAGCCGAGAAAAGAAACAGAGAGGCGAAGAACCAGAAGTTCGTTTCTAGATGGTTTGATCTAACAGAGGAAGTAACACCTACACCTTGGGGTGAATTGGAAGTTTACCAATACAATGGTAAATATACAGAACATCGCGCCGGAATAGATAGTTCTGATTGCATTGAGGAGCCTGAAAGTAGACCAGAATTCAATCCTTGGCAATTTGATAATTTGGAGGCTGAATAA